A window of Cheilinus undulatus linkage group 1, ASM1832078v1, whole genome shotgun sequence contains these coding sequences:
- the drd4b gene encoding dopamine receptor D4b, with product MSEIPADAQDNRTVPAAAASVSYSFPALIFGVLLIVAVTCGNVLVCVSVYVEKALKTTTNYFIVSLAFADLLLALLVLPLFVYAEFQGGVWSLNMLMCDGLMTMDVMLCTASIFNLCAISVDRFIAVSIPLNYNRKHVDHRQLILLAATWLLALAVASPVVFGINNVPDRDPSECKLEDNNYVVYSSVCSFFIPCPIMVFLYVGVFRGLQRWEEARRLKLRSSIEACRKLQHAAIAAALPPLAGTIPGPLPMPLPRIIERDLAQCRLDDTDDDMQQEIPYPRQYRENSVPTLTLSEQLSRKKSAKINNRERKAMRVLPVVVGCFLFCWTPFFVVHTTRAMCLTCEIPHGLMSTVTWLGYVNSALNPIIYTIFNTEFKKFFRKCFRSCC from the exons ATGTCGGAGATCCCCGCTGACGCACAGGATAACCGCACGGTGCCAGCCGCAGCAGCCTCGGTGTCTTACAGCTTTCCCGCGCTCATCTTCGGGGTTTTACTGATCGTCGCGGTCACCTGTGGGAATGTTCTggtctgtgtcagtgtgtaCGTGGAGAAAGCGCTGAAAACCACCACCAACTACTTCATAGTCAGCCTGGCGTTCGCAGACCTGCTGCTGGCGCTGCTCGTCCTGCCGCTCTTCGTTTACGCAGAG TTTCAGGGCGGGGTTTGGTCCCTGAACATGCTGATGTGTGACGGCCTGATGACCATGGACGTGATGCTGTGTACGGCCTCCATATTCAACCTGTGTGCCATCAGCGTGGACAG GTTCATCGCCGTGTCCATTCCTCTAAACTACAACCGTAAACACGTGGATCACCGTCAGCTCATCCTCCTGGCAGCGACCTGGCTGTTGGCCCTCGCCGTGGCCTCTCCCGTCGTCTTCGGCATCAACAACGTGCCCGACCGCGATCCCTCGGAGTGTAAACTGGAGGACAACAACTACGTGGTCTACTCCTCCGTCTGCTCCTTCTTCATCCCCTGTCCCATCATGGTCTTCCTCTATGTGGGGGTCTTCCGGGGCCTGCAGCGCTGGGAGGAGGCTCGAAGACTCAAACTGCGCAGCAGCATCGAGGCCTGCAGGAAACTGCAGCACGCCGCCATCGCCGCGGCCCTACCCCCGCTGGCCGGCACCATCCCCGGGCCCCTGCCGATGCCGCTGCCCCGGATCATCGAGAGGGACCTGGCCCAGTGTCGGCTGGACGACACGGACGACGACATGCAGCAGGAGATCCCATACCCTCGACAGTACCGGGAGAACTCGGTCCCCACGCTGACGCTCAGCGAACAGCTGAGCAGGAAGAAGAGCGCCAAGATCAACAACCGGGAGAGGAAGGCCATGAGGGTACTACCTGTCGTAGTGG GTTGCTTCCTGTTCTGCTGGACGCCCTTCTTCGTGGTTCACACGACGAGAGCCATGTGTCTGACCTGTGAAATCCCCCACGGTCTGATGAGCACCGTCACCTGGCTGGGCTACGTCAACAGCGCCCTCAACCCCATCATCTACACCATCTTCAACACCGAGTTCAAGAAGTTCTTCAGGAAGTGTTTCCGCAGCTGCTGCTGA